The following DNA comes from Cucumis sativus cultivar 9930 chromosome 7, Cucumber_9930_V3, whole genome shotgun sequence.
TTTTTACTACGAGGGTGGATAAAAAACATAGAGACAGAAGGTCTAGTGGGATTGCCACTAGTGGGGGAACAAGACACCATCGGAGAGGACAAAGTTGTTAAAGATTTGGAATTCTTAAGAGAAGGATCAAAGAAATCTGTGTCTGTTCGACTGTATGGATCCCCTTCTTCAGTTTTGGATCGAATAACCTCTTTGTTTAAAACTGTAACAGTCAAAGCTTAACAATTAAGCCTCATTGTTTAATTATCTTagaaaggatttttttttcactcctTTGCTTGTTTTATACTTTGTAAAAattgtaagaaaaagaatagaaaagaagaatacaGATTGGCTAATATGGTTGTTACGTTTGAATAGAAAATAGGCAGTTGTTTCCATTAtccaacataaaattttacagCCCATTTCAGAATTATTTGCTTCAATTTTGAAGTCCAATTTATCTGTTGATGTACTTTATTAGGTTGGTTGATTATAGATTTTGTGGGTAGCCATAAATTTGGTTAGGATTTGGAAAACTAACAAAcgtaataaattttaagatcAGCAAGGAAATTTTCCGATTAGTATTGATACGTCATGTTTACAAATGgttattaatttgtaattgtCCTTACTCTCCGATTACACAAAAACGTCCAAAACTATTTCTCATCATTCAATTCCAATGGAGGGTTATGCCGACCCGCCGGAAGTCTAATCTTACCGGAGGAACCCGCTGGCACTAACTTCAAATTCTCACAGTTACAGATCTCGATCATGAATCCATCAGGATCATTGAAGAAGAGCTGTTCAATCGTTTCTCCCTTCTCCTCTTCCTCCAATGTCCTCCTCATGTACTTCACTCCCAATTCCTTCAATCTCTCCTCCATCGCTTCCATATCTTCACACTGCCACCCACACTTCAGTGTCAACAAACCAACACATAACCCTaaaaaattcaactcaaaTCTTCATTAATTAAACCCTAACCTGAAACGAGATGTGATTATCCATGGGATCGAGATGATCCTTATCGCTTCCACGGACTCCAACACTATCATCATCCTCCTCGGTTTGCATCAAGTGAATCCCAACGCCGTAGTTGAACAGCCAAGCTCCTTCGAAATCGAAGCTTTGCGGGCGTTCAATGAGGACGAAACCTAGGACTTTGGTGTAGAAATGGACGGAATCCTTGACGTTTTTGCAGACTCTGGAGACGTGATTGAGTGCCATTAATGGAAGTGGATgttcttcttgttttcttgTAGTTTCTTCGTTGTTTGCTTGGATTTCATTGTTGACGGCAGTGGGGTTTTGATCTGCGATGAGTTGTTGTTCCATGTGGAGCAGAGCGACGGCAATAAACTGAAACGGAGGAGTGGTGAGGAGTGTTGACGGTGATTGGTTttaaaagagaaggaaatggCAGGGGATTGAGGATACGTGGGGAAGGGAAGAGAGTGACAACTGCCATGCAAGAAGAAGGAGGTGGAACTCTACGTGGAAGTTGATgtggagaagatgaaaatgtaaTCTCCCGTGCTTTGCCGTTAGTCGGTAGTCGGTTGGTTGGAGTCGGTTTTTCTATCAAATCTATTATGATCGGTTTAGGAAAATTCTCACTCATCTCAATTGCATACGATTAAAAGTTGGTTTATccatatcttttaaaattattttctaactcTTTTCAACAATACCAATCGactcaatttgatttttccatCGATAAGACTcgcacttttttcttttagccaaacaagagaaaaaatttgaattttatttcacTACAACAATGGAGTTGTATCGTATTTAAACTACAAACCTTTTGATCATATTAATTGGTAATcgtttttacatttttataaaactaaaatccttacatttttataattggtaataaaaatttaaatcttgatTTCTACCTTACGacataaaataagaatttaaaatttagacaaatttgataattaaaataatatatcatttaatgACGTGTTAAAATAAGTGAGAAGAATTCATATTCTAGtaattctataaatttttcGATAAAATCTAACATATGTGATTAACTATACTCTCGATTTtgtgataaaataatttttcgtttcttttattttctaccttctttttattgtatggacacaaaataaaaagttacaagacttgttgatattttttaaaaaacatatacaCGAGTAAGACCcaaaaaaacattaaactcTATGAATATACGAACACGTCCtttaacacaaaaataaaatgtatagaTAGAGAGAATTCATCTATACAATTGGAAAAATATCCTAACAATTATACTGTGTAAATATGTCGAATATAATTGATacatagttatttatttttattcttataattagagattcaaatttcaatatcCCAgcttgttatatacttaacaTATGCGTACTCACATTGaatatcaatatcattaaaattaagttatagTTAATGTTGAAATAGGGTATGTGGTTATTAATGGAACAATTAGGGGAAGGTTTCTTTATTCACATGATTTCATTTTCAGTTGGGCCAACTTTGTGTTCTTTCGGTTGAACCAACCAACTTATTACTCACCAAAATTCAACTCCCAAATTATTTCCATCATCTaaattctttattaattaattaaaacattttaatttacaattataagtttacttttattttgtttaatcaatcttaaatttactttttaattgtaagttttgagtttgttttaaatttaatacataaattttaaacaaattttactcttttatatttgagatttaaatgttgtttttagttaatttatttccaGATTTATACTTTTCACCTCAACTTGTTAAATTGTCACTTTCAGCCTTTGATGTCAACATCtattaatgaatttttaaaaggttatcgtttaatttgagataaagaaatcaaacctCTAATTTTAAGATTGATAATACAAACATTATATCGTTGGACTatgcttatttattttaatatatgtaaaaGCTTTTCTAAATTCACTAGTTTCGTAtagagaaaaacatttttttaaaatttatatctaaaaattatttaaaattttataaattattaatcaaaatcacaaattttaaccaaaaaaagaaaagaattttgtatcatttttATCTAAGCTATTTAGATCAGATTATAGATAGATGGAATATGTAAATTTGAACTCTAAACATGGggatcaaaataatttaggtatattttagaaaaattgaaaaattagagtaaaaattgagtaatatatatttagaaaagaaaaagatagtttCTTGATTTCGTAATTGTGGAATATTTCGATAATAttaatctaatattttaaataaaaaatgaactgTCTGgaatattcattttttgaaaattactcGACCTATTTTTAAGCTTACGCGCATTTTTCTACGCGCCACTCTCCACGCGCTCCTAATCCCATCCGGACCATCGTCCAACCGATTTCCCTGTTCCTCTCTTTCATTTCACTCTCTCTCTAACTCAAACAAAGCCTTTTTCCACCTCACCGGAATCCTAACTTACAACTGCCCAATCAACCGCCGCCCCCGTATCTCACCTCCTATCGTCTTCTTTACGTTGTGAAATTTTCCGTCGGAGGCAGCCGTTGGGTGCAGACATGTACAGGGACGTCTCGAGCTGCAACACCTACAACTATGGCGATGCTGTCTACTGGGACGCTCGTTACCTGCAGGAGGCTGGCTCTTTTGATTGGTACCAGCGTTATTCTTCTCTTCGTCCTTTTGTTCGTAAGTTCATCAGCACTTCCGCCTCCGTCCTTATGGTCGGCTGTGGTAATGCTGGTAATTTCCTCTTATTTCacctttcttcctttttccactttctttttctttttagatttcGATTGTTCTTGAACATGTGTTGGAAGTTGGAATTCGAATAAATTTTCGATGCATTCAATCTTTTGTCGTCCGAAATTAgtgtattttaagtttatcGGATTGAGAGATTTAGGTGGTTTAGCATACGTGGAAATTGAAACGAGGAGATGTCTTGGAATCTTGTTCTTGAGAATTCGTAGGCAACTATTTGGACTCTGTTGGATGATAATTACACGTTTGAGGGAATGAACGGGAAAACCTGGTTTTggtattcaaatttttaatgttGATTCTAACTTAAGTAGCTTAACGAGGATTAAATCTCAACTTATTTGAGAGCTGAAAGCATTAGCAGAATGGGAATGCCAAGAAGTTAATCGACGAGAGATGATTATCGAGGTTGTTAGCTGTATTTGGAAATTGGAATTTCTGAATTTGGTTGTTTCTGAAAACGTGTACATATTTGGCTAAAATGTCCACAATAACGCGGGTTAAGATACAAGAATTAGTAAGTATTTGGAAGTTATAGACGCTGTATTGTTCAATTATTAATCTATATAGATGCtgtataaaaattgataactGATGCAGTGTAATTTAGAGCTTCAGCACATTAAATATAACTTTGTTGTTGTCTACaacttaaattgattttaaccGTGACATCTTTTGTACTTGTAGTCATGTCAGAAGATATGGTCAAGGATGGATATGAAGACATAATGAACGTTGACATTTCTTCGGTAGCAATTGAcatgatgaaaagaaagtatCAGTTTATCCCCCAGTTGAAATGTATCCTCTGAGgcttgtatttttgttttgttttcaaattaacGCTCGAGTTGCTCGGGTTGACAGAATTTTCAGTATGGTGATCTACATAGTacttagagagagagatagagtgagagagaaaaattaatatggtCCTCTCAATAGGTTATGGTCCTTGTGTTCCTTTTTAGGTAAAGTACAATCGGTTTGTACAAGTTCTACAAGTTTACTTGACAAATTTATATAGATATGGAAATGGATGTCAGGGACATGAGCTTTTTCCCAGACGAGAAATTCGGTGCTGTCATTGATAAAGGTCTGGCTTCTTGATCTTCATTTTACACTCCGTTGAATTTCCCAGTGTTTAATACTGAAGTTTGCTCTATGTGTTGATCTTTCAATGCTGGTGCCACCACGTTTCACTCCTGGCCTCTTGATTCTTGATATAGGGACACTTGATTCATTGATGGTATGTGAGCTTTCAATATTTCTCAGGCATGTTATTCACTATTTTCCCCATGTtctaattctttaattttgtgtacaCAGTGTGGCACTGATGCTCCGATTAGTGCTGCTCAAATGCTGGGAGAAGTGAGTAGGTTGTGGACTTTATGAACTTCACAAGATTGGTTGACTACTGTAGATTCTCTTcctttggttttatatttctcCACTAATTTTTGGTTGTTACTCCTGTAGGCTTCTTAAACCAGGAGGAGTCTATTTACTGGTATCCATCTTTTATCTTTCGTCAAGACTTTACTTTTCAATGTTCTGTTTGGagtaaaataatcaaaatagatttttcgGGGTTTGCAGATAACATATGGTGATCCCAAAGTAAGGATGCCCCATTTGATGCGACCTTCATACAATTGGAAGATAGCGTTGTTTATAATCCGTGAGTTCGTTTTCATCCTCTTTTTAATTCCAGGTCTCTAGTTGATACAGGTGTGTTTATTTGGTTTCTCCTGCTTTTGTTTCAAACCACGTCTGcagaaaaagaatttaaagaacaaaaaaatcgAAGAATCACAGACAACTACTAAAGATAGGTAGTTTAAGATTAGATTTCAAGTGTTGAAAGCTCTGAACATGAACTATGGATGC
Coding sequences within:
- the LOC101214301 gene encoding uncharacterized protein LOC101214301; the encoded protein is MEQQLIADQNPTAVNNEIQANNEETTRKQEEHPLPLMALNHVSRVCKNVKDSVHFYTKVLGFVLIERPQSFDFEGAWLFNYGVGIHLMQTEEDDDSVGVRGSDKDHLDPMDNHISFQCEDMEAMEERLKELGVKYMRRTLEEEEKGETIEQLFFNDPDGFMIEICNCENLKLVPAGSSGKIRLPAGRHNPPLELNDEK
- the LOC101214058 gene encoding EEF1A lysine methyltransferase 4 isoform X2, with product MYRDVSSCNTYNYGDAVYWDARYLQEAGSFDWYQRYSSLRPFVRKFISTSASVLMVGCGNAVMSEDMVKDGYEDIMNVDISSVAIDMMKRKYQFIPQLKYMEMDVRDMSFFPDEKFGAVIDKGTLDSLMCGTDAPISAAQMLGEVSRLLKPGGVYLLIFRGLQITYGDPKVRMPHLMRPSYNWKIALFIIRYQRPEECSTPEKSNLEQVPLTENGLLSPNFVMEDPDSHFIYVCQKLDDSDPNNIVPPYPLSTDAL
- the LOC101214058 gene encoding EEF1A lysine methyltransferase 4 isoform X5, whose translation is MYRDVSSCNTYNYGDAVYWDARYLQEAGSFDWYQRYSSLRPFVLMSEDMVKDGYEDIMNVDISSVAIDMMKRKYQFIPQLKYMEMDVRDMSFFPDEKFGAVIDKGTLDSLMCGTDAPISAAQMLGEVSRLLKPGGVYLLIFRGLQITYGDPKVRMPHLMRPSYNWKIALFIIPRPGYQRPEECSTPEKSNLEQVPLTENGLLSPNFVMEDPDSHFIYVCQKLDDSDPNNIVPPYPLSTDAL
- the LOC101214058 gene encoding EEF1A lysine methyltransferase 4 isoform X1; translation: MYRDVSSCNTYNYGDAVYWDARYLQEAGSFDWYQRYSSLRPFVRKFISTSASVLMVGCGNAVMSEDMVKDGYEDIMNVDISSVAIDMMKRKYQFIPQLKYMEMDVRDMSFFPDEKFGAVIDKGTLDSLMCGTDAPISAAQMLGEVSRLLKPGGVYLLIFRGLQITYGDPKVRMPHLMRPSYNWKIALFIIPRPGYQRPEECSTPEKSNLEQVPLTENGLLSPNFVMEDPDSHFIYVCQKLDDSDPNNIVPPYPLSTDAL
- the LOC101214058 gene encoding EEF1A lysine methyltransferase 4 isoform X3; translated protein: MYRDVSSCNTYNYGDAVYWDARYLQEAGSFDWYQRYSSLRPFVRKFISTSASVLMVGCGNAVMSEDMVKDGYEDIMNVDISSVAIDMMKRKYQFIPQLKYMEMDVRDMSFFPDEKFGAVIDKGTLDSLMCGTDAPISAAQMLGEVSRLLKPGGVYLLITYGDPKVRMPHLMRPSYNWKIALFIIPRPGYQRPEECSTPEKSNLEQVPLTENGLLSPNFVMEDPDSHFIYVCQKLDDSDPNNIVPPYPLSTDAL
- the LOC101214058 gene encoding EEF1A lysine methyltransferase 4 isoform X4, giving the protein MYRDVSSCNTYNYGDAVYWDARYLQEAGSFDWYQRYSSLRPFVRKFISTSASVLMVGCGNAVMSEDMVKDGYEDIMNVDISSVAIDMMKRKYQFIPQLKYMEMDVRDMSFFPDEKFGAVIDKGTLDSLMCGTDAPISAAQMLGEVSRLLKPGGVYLLITYGDPKVRMPHLMRPSYNWKIALFIIRYQRPEECSTPEKSNLEQVPLTENGLLSPNFVMEDPDSHFIYVCQKLDDSDPNNIVPPYPLSTDAL